Within Planctomycetia bacterium, the genomic segment ACGTGCGTTTCGGCGGGTCCCAGGACGGAACCCCGGTTCGAACTCACTGACGAGCGATGGTTATTGATCGCCGCACACTTCCGAGATCCTCCCGCTTCGCCTGCCGGCGGCCGACCGCGTGCGTCGGCGCGGGCGTGCTTCGAGGGGATTCTCTGGGTGCTCAGGACCGGTGCGCGGTGGCGCGACTTGCCGCCGCGGTATCCGTCGCCGGCGACTTGTTGGCGCAGGCATCGGGACTGGA encodes:
- a CDS encoding transposase; this encodes MSQALPFEATCVSAGPRTEPRFELTDERWLLIAAHFRDPPASPAGGRPRASARACFEGILWVLRTGARWRDLPPRYPSPATCWRRHRDWTASGLWERAWSQLLRALERRGTFDAEQSLADGTFAAAKKGAAA